A window of Castanea sativa cultivar Marrone di Chiusa Pesio chromosome 1, ASM4071231v1 contains these coding sequences:
- the LOC142639466 gene encoding F-box protein CPR1-like has protein sequence MANLMGDKKASFLRLVEERALSKEEKKKLQDALVPYIPKDCISNILLRLPLESLQRSRFVCKPWYTIINSLKFIDDHLKRSESVLIYISSIKEENLYPFSTRPIAFEKPNTFSVEAKLLQSESVPVLGQPNINPTLKCYIKFLEINNGRSKIGEYSVSCTGHIRAACNGLILLENKLKKGGLIVVNPVTRKLISLPLGTLCPADKESYGFAFCTVTGEYKVVHLFQDELRYIGCEILNLGTRVWRAVNGPSFGLLRWLGCLPVLAIGALHWVPNIDSSDYLVSIEVDKERFHTIPLPKSSRYHDRIVEMRGFLSFVTHEEENQIGVWILKGLGELWTKQLSIKTGCILDMVPLYSLRIKGDLVFKRDEDGSFYAYDFQLQVMRKIEMEKERLKMSGMYHPHVNSLISWSSRERSQDVFY, from the coding sequence ATGGCCAATCTAATGGGTGACAAGAAGGCAAGCTTTTTAAGATTAGTGGAGGAGAGAGCATTGtcaaaggaagagaaaaagaagctgCAAGATGCTCTTGTCCCCTATATTCCTAAAGATTGCATCTCAAACATTCTTCTTCGACTTCCTCTTGAGTCTCTTCAAAGGTCAAGGTTTGTTTGTAAGCCATGGTATACTATAATTAATAGCCTCAAATTCATTGATGATCATCTCAAAAGATCAGAATCTGTTTTGATCTATATATCAtcaattaaagaagaaaatctGTACCCTTTTTCTACGCGACCAATTGCATTTGAGAAACCAAATACCTTTTCAGTTGAGGCAAAACTCCTTCAGTCAGAATCGGTCCCTGTTTTAGGGCAGCCAAACATAAATCCCACTTTGAAATGTTACATCAAGTTCTTGGAAATTAACAATGGAAGGAGCAAAATAGGTGAATATAGTGTAAGTTGCACAGGCCATATTAGGGCTGCTTGCAATGGTCTAATTTTGCTTGAAAACAAACTGAAGAAGGGAGGACTTATAGTTGTAAATCCTGTGACTAGGAAGTTGATTTCTCTTCCTCTGGGTACTTTATGTCCTGCTGATAAAGAATCGTATGGCTTTGCATTTTGCACTGTTACTGGTGAATATAAAGTGGTGCACTTGTTTCAGGATGAGTTGAGGTATATTGGTTGTGAGATATTAAATCTTGGTACCAGAGTTTGGAGAGCAGTGAATGGACCTTCTTTTGGACTCTTGCGCTGGCTTGGATGCTTGCCTGTTTTGGCAATTGGAGCTTTGCACTGGGTACCTAATATTGATAGTAGTGATTACTTGGTGTCTATTGAAGTGGACAAGGAGAGGTTTCATACAATACCTCTCCCAAAAAGTAGTCGGTATCATGATAGGATTGTTGAGATGCGTGGTTTCTTAAGTTTTGTCACTCATGAAGAAGAGAACCAGATAGGCGTTTGGATCTTGAAGGGTTTAGGGGAACTTTGGACAAAGCAACTTAGTATCAAAACGGGCTGTATATTGGATATGGTCCCCCTTTACAGTTTAAGAATCAAAGGAGATCTGGTTTTCAAGAGGGATGAAGACGGATCATTCTATGCTTATGATTTCCAACTCCAGGTGatgagaaaaattgaaatggAAAAGGAAAGATTGAAAATGTCAGGTATGTATCATCCTCATGTCAACAGCCTTATCTCGTGGTCTAGCAGGGAAAGAAGCCAGGATGTGTTTTATTGA